A single genomic interval of Methyloceanibacter caenitepidi harbors:
- a CDS encoding cysteine desulfurase: MSPSSSDSQAASFDVERIRADFPILSQTVHGKPLTYLDNGASAQKPLQVIDAITQAYSAEYANVHRGLHYLSNLATENFEKARGKVRAFLNAAHDEEIIFTRNATEAVNLVASSFGSPRIEAGDEILITIMEHHSNIVPWHFLRERQGAVLKWTPVADDGTFLLDEFEKLISPRTKMIAITQMSNVLGTIVPIKEVVRIAHDHGVPVLVDGAQGAVHLPVDVRDLDCDFYTFTGHKLYGPTGIGVLYGKKNLLEAMRPYQGGGEMIGYVTTDEVTYATPPHRFEAGTPAIVQAIGLGAAIDYVESIGRENIAAHEHKVLAYAMDRLSELNWLKIYGQAEGKGGIVSFEVDGAHPHDVSTILDRYGVAVRAGTHCCEPLLARFGVTSTCRASFAMYNTQTDVDRLVDALHKVRAMFA; encoded by the coding sequence ATGTCCCCATCGTCCAGTGATTCACAAGCGGCCTCGTTCGACGTCGAGCGCATCCGGGCGGATTTCCCCATCCTGTCGCAGACGGTGCATGGCAAGCCGCTGACCTATCTCGACAATGGCGCGTCGGCGCAGAAGCCGCTCCAGGTGATCGACGCGATCACTCAGGCCTATTCGGCCGAGTACGCGAATGTCCATCGGGGGCTTCACTATCTGTCGAATTTGGCGACCGAGAATTTCGAGAAGGCGCGCGGCAAGGTGCGGGCCTTTTTGAACGCGGCCCACGACGAAGAGATCATCTTCACCCGGAACGCGACCGAGGCGGTCAACCTCGTGGCCTCGTCGTTCGGATCGCCGCGTATCGAGGCGGGCGACGAGATCCTCATCACGATCATGGAGCACCACTCCAATATCGTGCCGTGGCATTTCCTGCGCGAGCGCCAAGGCGCGGTACTGAAATGGACGCCGGTCGCCGACGACGGAACGTTCCTGCTCGATGAGTTCGAGAAGCTGATTTCGCCGCGCACGAAAATGATCGCGATCACTCAGATGTCGAACGTGCTCGGCACGATTGTTCCGATCAAGGAAGTCGTGCGGATCGCTCACGATCATGGCGTGCCCGTGCTGGTCGATGGCGCGCAAGGGGCGGTGCATCTACCTGTCGATGTGCGCGATCTCGATTGCGACTTCTATACCTTCACGGGCCACAAGCTCTATGGCCCCACGGGCATCGGCGTTCTCTACGGGAAGAAGAACCTGCTGGAGGCCATGCGGCCGTATCAGGGCGGCGGCGAGATGATCGGCTACGTCACCACGGACGAGGTCACTTACGCGACACCGCCGCATCGCTTCGAAGCGGGCACGCCGGCGATCGTTCAGGCGATTGGGCTGGGTGCCGCGATCGACTATGTCGAGTCCATCGGCCGGGAAAACATTGCCGCCCATGAGCACAAGGTCTTGGCCTACGCCATGGATCGGCTGAGCGAATTGAACTGGTTGAAGATCTACGGTCAGGCTGAAGGGAAGGGCGGGATCGTCTCTTTCGAGGTCGATGGGGCCCACCCGCATGACGTCAGCACCATCCTGGACCGCTACGGTGTGGCCGTCCGGGCCGGCACACATTGCTGTGAGCCGCTGCTGGCGCGTTTCGGTGTCACCTCGACATGCCGGGCATCTTTCGCCATGTATAATACCCAAACCGATGTGGATCGATTGGTGGACGCGCTGCACAAGGTGCGCGCCATGTTCGCCTAG